One Acidobacteriota bacterium genomic window carries:
- a CDS encoding metallophosphoesterase, producing the protein MKHNVFARLTRRRPERYQWRQTFAALVQAAFVEAHQFEITQPQIRIPKLPHAFHGLRLAQLSDLHHSPFLSDNEIAEAVRHVNTLQPDVIVLTGDYVSHTRAYIGACARTLGALRAPLGVFAVLGNHDHWTDGPLMAAALHDQGVRVLTNENLKLERAGAHIRLLGIDDILTKHADLPQALVGTSRDETRILLSHNPTIIREAARAGIDLVLSGHTHGGQINWRLLTGREERRRRWLVRKSRRFMRGHSQLGETQIYVNRGLGTVIAPLRYGCPPEITLLELRAF; encoded by the coding sequence ATGAAACATAACGTATTTGCGCGCCTGACCCGGCGCCGCCCGGAACGGTATCAATGGCGTCAGACCTTCGCGGCGCTGGTGCAAGCCGCCTTTGTCGAAGCCCATCAGTTCGAGATTACCCAACCCCAAATCCGGATTCCCAAGCTGCCGCACGCCTTTCACGGTTTGCGGCTGGCGCAACTTTCCGATCTGCATCACAGCCCTTTCCTGAGCGACAACGAAATCGCCGAAGCCGTGCGGCACGTCAACACGTTGCAACCGGATGTCATCGTCCTGACGGGCGATTACGTTTCGCACACGCGCGCTTACATCGGCGCGTGCGCGCGCACGTTGGGCGCCTTGCGCGCGCCGCTGGGCGTTTTTGCCGTGCTGGGCAATCACGATCATTGGACGGATGGCCCGTTGATGGCTGCGGCCTTGCACGACCAAGGCGTGCGCGTGTTGACGAATGAGAATCTCAAACTCGAACGCGCTGGCGCGCACATTCGCCTGCTGGGCATTGACGACATCCTGACCAAGCACGCAGATTTGCCGCAAGCGTTGGTTGGCACTTCGCGTGACGAAACGCGCATTCTGCTTTCGCACAACCCGACCATCATCCGCGAAGCCGCGCGGGCGGGCATTGACCTGGTGTTGTCGGGCCACACGCACGGCGGCCAAATCAACTGGCGCTTGCTGACGGGACGCGAAGAGCGCCGCCGCCGCTGGCTGGTGCGTAAGAGCCGCCGCTTCATGCGCGGCCATTCGCAACTGGGTGAAACACAAATTTATGTCAATCGCGGCTTGGGCACAGTGATCGCGCCGTTGCGGTATGGCTGCCCGCCGGAAATCACGTTGTTGGAATTACGCG
- a CDS encoding TIGR04283 family arsenosugar biosynthesis glycosyltransferase, translating to MSVIIPVLNEARQIQALLRELTCLPEVAEVIVVDGGSTDGTAALAQQGGAARVLEFGRANRALQMNAGAAAARGEALLFLHADVRLPLTALADIRAALQDEQVVGGCFAFGFPAHVPRAYRVYAWGINLRTRWFQTATGDQALFARRTVFEQLGGYPALPLMEDLELFERLKRQGRVCVLPHPVCVSPRRWQQHGLVRTGLLMYALRLGYWLGFSPARLKRFFLDVR from the coding sequence ATCAGCGTCATCATCCCGGTTCTCAACGAAGCCCGGCAAATTCAGGCCTTGTTGCGCGAATTGACCTGTCTGCCCGAAGTGGCCGAGGTCATTGTGGTGGATGGCGGCAGCACAGACGGCACAGCCGCGTTGGCGCAACAGGGCGGGGCGGCGCGTGTCTTGGAATTCGGGCGCGCCAACCGCGCTTTGCAAATGAACGCCGGCGCGGCGGCGGCGCGCGGCGAAGCGCTCTTGTTTTTGCACGCCGATGTGCGCTTGCCGTTGACGGCGCTCGCCGACATCCGCGCCGCGTTACAAGATGAACAGGTGGTAGGCGGCTGTTTTGCCTTTGGCTTTCCGGCTCACGTGCCGCGCGCTTACCGCGTTTACGCCTGGGGCATCAACCTGCGCACGCGCTGGTTCCAAACGGCTACCGGCGATCAGGCGCTCTTCGCGCGGCGCACAGTGTTTGAGCAGTTGGGCGGCTACCCGGCTCTGCCGTTGATGGAAGACCTCGAATTGTTCGAGCGGCTCAAACGCCAAGGCCGCGTCTGCGTTCTGCCGCACCCGGTGTGCGTCTCGCCGCGCCGCTGGCAACAGCACGGCTTGGTGCGCACGGGGTTGTTGATGTACGCCTTGCGCTTGGGCTATTGGCTGGGCTTTTCGCCCGCCCGGCTCAAACGATTTTTTCTGGACGTGCGTTGA
- a CDS encoding GntR family transcriptional regulator: MTSNLLGAGVKLNKQSFTPLYHQIEQALRRRIEGGELAPGAAISERELSESLGISRMTARQALSALRDEGLIYSERGRGTFVAEQKLDVQTRQLLGFSEDMRRRGLEPGSRLLNFKRFRPEAAQAQKLRLAEGEEAFELTRLRLADRVPMAVETCLLPVHLCPQLKRADVERGSLYQVLEQRYGVRLGRADEVLEAACATKSEAALLSIKPRAPVLVVQRTVYAADDAVIESVRSVYRGDRYQAAIQLKRQGR; encoded by the coding sequence ATGACAAGCAATTTGCTGGGCGCAGGCGTCAAACTAAATAAGCAGAGTTTCACACCGCTCTATCACCAAATCGAACAGGCCCTGCGCCGCCGCATCGAAGGCGGCGAACTGGCGCCGGGCGCGGCGATTTCGGAACGCGAACTGTCGGAAAGCCTGGGCATCAGCCGGATGACGGCGCGCCAGGCCTTGAGCGCCTTGCGGGACGAAGGGCTGATTTATTCCGAACGCGGGCGCGGCACCTTTGTCGCCGAACAAAAGCTGGATGTGCAAACGCGCCAGTTGCTCGGCTTCAGTGAAGACATGCGGCGGCGCGGCTTGGAGCCTGGCTCGCGTCTACTGAACTTCAAACGCTTCCGGCCCGAGGCCGCGCAAGCGCAAAAGCTGCGCCTGGCCGAAGGGGAGGAAGCGTTTGAGTTGACGCGGTTGCGGTTGGCTGATCGTGTGCCGATGGCGGTTGAGACCTGTTTGCTGCCGGTGCATTTGTGCCCGCAACTCAAGCGCGCCGATGTCGAGCGCGGCTCGTTGTATCAGGTTTTAGAGCAGCGTTACGGCGTGCGGCTGGGCCGGGCGGATGAAGTTTTAGAAGCCGCCTGTGCGACCAAAAGCGAGGCAGCATTGCTTTCGATCAAACCGCGCGCGCCGGTGCTGGTGGTGCAGCGCACTGTGTATGCTGCCGATGACGCCGTGATCGAATCGGTACGCTCGGTCTATCGCGGCGACCGCTATCAAGCGGCGATTCAATTGAAACGGCAGGGCCGTTGA
- a CDS encoding TonB-dependent receptor, producing MKKLASSLILALFCVFTANAQDTSALLTGAVTDPQGAVVANAKVIVSDIRTGVAKTVTTNSAGAYFVPGLQPGEFTVSAEAQGFQKLTKRGLRLEIGQRATVDLQLTVGGTEMTVEVSSAAVLLQAESSALEQGVEQKLVENLPLIDQNVMQLVQITPGVVSGNPSNPAAIGLIGNRSFFDSNFSVNGGRGSTNDVLVDGVANTIGDFNGVGATPPARAVQEFKVVSGALSAEYGRTGGGVVTYATRPGGSRYHGSVFEFHQNSEFNANGWFNNKNRIARVSNRRNHFGADFSGPVDIPKLYNGKNKTFFFFNYEGRRNRDPVGTLLTVPTLAQRNGDFSDTRNRAGALISIYNPWTTRNAPGSTTQFIRDQFAGNKINCAALNPATNKSFCDPVAVAALKFYPEPNRAADDTGGSNNYVAAGTNILDQNYYSIRVDHNFSSKQSVYVRWTRMRRDDEQFNPLGNIAGNGRVVIDKFTHAVINHSYTLSNSLFNNFRYGYVRSHANQVPFGTGFDPTTLGLPRYLKDNAAVLQFPTFNLGANGFSYSALGSRGFNNQPRDTTTVADTVTKVWGKHTLKPGFEFRLIRFHPFQVFDTTGNFSFNASYTQADPNVGSTSSGWGLASFLLGAYAAGANQAIYEYGTPLTIYHRYAAGFVQDDWRVRRNLTLNLGLRWDLETGTGESSDRLTAFDFRAPAPVNTPAVRAALGRDVNGLLRFVDKGEAEWAADKKRFAPRLGAAWQLNNKTVVRAGYALTYLPVSVEVLGSVGFNYTISSDQPDTRIPQNLLSNPFPTGIPAIIGKSRGAASLLGQGITAVEDRIGSSYNQLWNLAVQRQLGKALLAQAAYVGSHGVRLPLNSFNLNQLDPANQTLGNTALAQLVTNPFNGVITDPLSALSRSTVARSALLRPFPQYTTIAYSRPLANLGGSSYHGLQLSLQKRFSQGLSFLGHYTWSKTMDTGGTGSGIAFTDTTNIQNIYNIRDEWSLSTQDVPHRFQFTWHYELPFGYRRQLLSKLPRALDAVIGGWQVSGTYTWQQGTPLALVATNRLGLGNSVQRVSVRAGQDPKLDNGTARDNVRNNLAWFNTAAFFNANDEITACPGAPTGDDRSKCFVFGNASRTLGSVRRDNYVNLDAVMGKTFRISEKVNFEFRGEFFNAFNRVVFATPTTSVNDPQFGRVTNILTPPRRVQLAARITF from the coding sequence ATGAAAAAGCTGGCAAGCAGCTTAATCCTGGCGCTGTTTTGTGTTTTCACTGCCAACGCGCAAGACACTTCGGCGCTGTTGACGGGCGCGGTCACCGATCCGCAGGGCGCGGTCGTCGCCAATGCCAAAGTCATCGTCAGCGACATCCGCACTGGCGTGGCAAAGACCGTGACCACCAATAGCGCGGGCGCCTATTTCGTGCCCGGTTTGCAACCGGGCGAGTTCACTGTCAGCGCCGAAGCGCAGGGCTTTCAGAAACTGACCAAACGGGGGCTGCGCTTGGAAATCGGCCAGCGCGCCACGGTGGATTTGCAATTGACCGTCGGCGGCACGGAAATGACGGTCGAGGTCTCGTCGGCTGCGGTGCTGTTGCAGGCTGAATCGTCCGCGCTGGAGCAGGGCGTCGAACAGAAGCTGGTCGAAAACCTGCCGCTGATTGACCAGAACGTCATGCAGTTGGTGCAAATCACGCCGGGCGTGGTGTCGGGCAATCCGAGCAATCCGGCAGCCATCGGCCTGATCGGCAATCGCAGCTTTTTCGATTCGAACTTTTCGGTGAATGGCGGGCGCGGCAGCACCAACGATGTACTGGTGGACGGCGTCGCCAACACCATCGGCGATTTCAACGGCGTGGGCGCGACGCCACCCGCGCGCGCCGTGCAGGAATTCAAAGTCGTGAGCGGCGCGCTTTCGGCGGAATACGGGCGCACGGGCGGCGGTGTGGTGACCTACGCGACGCGGCCCGGCGGCAGCCGTTATCACGGCTCGGTCTTTGAGTTTCATCAGAACAGCGAATTCAACGCGAATGGTTGGTTTAACAACAAGAATCGTATCGCGCGCGTCAGCAACCGCCGCAACCATTTCGGCGCGGATTTCAGCGGGCCGGTGGACATTCCGAAACTTTATAACGGCAAGAACAAGACGTTTTTCTTCTTCAACTACGAAGGCCGCCGCAACCGCGACCCGGTGGGCACGCTGTTGACGGTGCCGACGCTGGCGCAACGCAACGGCGATTTTTCAGACACGCGCAATCGCGCGGGCGCGCTGATTTCGATCTACAATCCCTGGACGACGCGCAACGCGCCGGGCAGTACGACGCAATTCATCCGCGATCAATTCGCCGGCAACAAGATCAATTGCGCGGCCCTCAATCCCGCCACCAACAAATCGTTCTGCGACCCGGTGGCCGTGGCCGCGCTGAAGTTTTACCCCGAACCGAACCGCGCGGCGGACGACACGGGCGGCTCGAACAACTACGTCGCGGCGGGCACCAACATCCTCGACCAGAATTACTATTCGATCCGCGTGGATCACAATTTCTCGTCGAAACAGAGCGTGTATGTGCGTTGGACGCGCATGCGGCGCGATGACGAACAATTCAATCCGCTGGGCAATATCGCGGGCAATGGGCGCGTGGTGATTGATAAATTCACGCACGCGGTCATCAACCATTCCTACACGCTGAGCAATTCGCTGTTTAACAACTTCCGCTATGGCTATGTGCGCTCGCACGCGAACCAGGTGCCCTTCGGCACGGGCTTCGACCCGACGACGCTGGGTTTGCCGCGCTATCTGAAAGACAACGCGGCGGTGCTGCAATTTCCGACCTTCAACCTGGGCGCGAACGGCTTCAGCTATTCGGCGCTGGGTTCGCGCGGCTTCAACAACCAGCCGCGCGACACGACGACCGTGGCCGACACCGTGACCAAAGTCTGGGGCAAGCACACCTTGAAACCGGGTTTTGAATTCCGGCTGATTCGCTTCCACCCGTTCCAGGTTTTCGACACGACGGGCAATTTCAGCTTCAACGCCAGCTACACGCAGGCCGACCCGAACGTCGGCTCGACCAGCAGCGGCTGGGGCCTGGCCTCGTTCCTGCTGGGCGCCTATGCGGCGGGCGCGAACCAGGCGATCTATGAATACGGCACGCCGCTGACGATCTATCACCGATACGCGGCGGGCTTCGTGCAAGACGATTGGCGCGTGCGGCGTAACCTGACGTTGAATCTGGGGCTGCGTTGGGATTTGGAAACGGGCACGGGCGAATCTAGCGACCGGCTGACCGCGTTTGATTTCCGCGCGCCCGCGCCGGTCAACACGCCGGCGGTGCGCGCCGCGCTGGGCCGCGATGTCAACGGCCTCTTGCGCTTCGTGGATAAGGGCGAAGCCGAATGGGCGGCGGATAAAAAACGCTTCGCGCCGCGCCTGGGGGCGGCCTGGCAACTCAACAACAAGACCGTCGTGCGCGCCGGTTACGCGCTGACCTATTTGCCGGTCTCGGTCGAAGTGCTCGGCTCGGTCGGCTTCAATTACACGATCAGCAGCGATCAACCCGACACGCGCATCCCGCAAAATTTGCTGAGCAACCCCTTTCCGACGGGCATTCCGGCGATTATCGGCAAATCACGCGGCGCGGCGTCCTTGTTGGGCCAGGGCATCACCGCCGTCGAAGACCGCATTGGCAGTTCGTACAATCAACTCTGGAATCTGGCGGTGCAGCGGCAACTCGGCAAAGCGCTGTTGGCGCAAGCCGCTTATGTCGGCAGCCACGGCGTGCGCCTGCCGCTCAACAGTTTCAACCTGAATCAACTCGATCCGGCTAATCAAACGCTGGGCAACACGGCGCTGGCGCAACTGGTGACAAATCCGTTCAACGGCGTCATCACCGATCCGCTGTCGGCCCTGAGCCGCTCCACGGTGGCGCGCAGCGCCTTGCTGCGCCCGTTCCCGCAATACACGACGATTGCCTATTCGCGCCCGCTGGCGAATCTGGGCGGTTCGTCATATCACGGCCTGCAATTGAGTTTGCAAAAACGCTTTTCGCAAGGCCTCTCGTTTCTCGGTCATTACACCTGGTCGAAAACGATGGACACGGGCGGCACGGGCAGCGGCATCGCTTTCACCGACACGACCAATATTCAAAACATCTACAACATCCGCGATGAATGGTCGCTCTCGACCCAGGATGTGCCGCACCGCTTCCAATTCACCTGGCACTATGAATTGCCGTTTGGTTACCGGCGGCAATTGCTGAGCAAGCTGCCGCGCGCGCTGGATGCGGTCATCGGCGGCTGGCAAGTGAGCGGCACATACACTTGGCAACAGGGCACGCCGCTCGCGTTGGTAGCGACCAATCGCCTGGGGCTGGGCAACAGCGTGCAGCGTGTCAGCGTGCGCGCGGGCCAGGACCCGAAGCTGGACAACGGTACAGCGCGCGACAATGTGCGCAACAATCTGGCGTGGTTTAACACGGCGGCGTTTTTCAATGCCAACGACGAAATCACCGCGTGTCCGGGTGCGCCCACAGGCGATGACCGCAGCAAGTGTTTCGTCTTCGGCAACGCCTCGCGCACGCTGGGCAGCGTGCGGCGCGACAATTATGTCAACCTCGACGCCGTGATGGGCAAGACGTTTCGGATCAGCGAGAAAGTCAACTTCGAGTTTCGCGGCGAATTTTTCAATGCCTTCAATCGCGTGGTTTTCGCCACGCCGACAACCAGCGTGAACGACCCGCAATTCGGGCGCGTGACCAACATCCTGACGCCGCCGCGCCGGGTGCAGTTGGCGGCGCGCATCACGTTTTGA
- a CDS encoding DUF4127 family protein codes for MKPRNFGRLRYCGASLTTDHVFITFAAMKLFRQLAILWLVFGLLTPGINAQTKPKPRPQLKPVPMNKGPLGAAGYLTLVPLDDRPAVGQFAQMIGAIADHQVTMPPRELLGRFTQAGDTAKLAEWLKAQDYSKTDALIVSLDMLAYGGLVASRVPNTTLDAAVARLEFFRWFKQKYPRVPVYVFSTIMRVAPTATAKTRGTHDKLARWAELMDRVPKTGEQKLADELTLLKRELEPQVIQDYLAARKRNLQVNLAALDLYRAGQIDEMILLQDDARQYGLHRQDQDKLRERLQQLKLDAKIPIYNGADEGALSLTSRAVLDKYSSKLRVAVVYSSEKSKQVIAPFEDHPLQFTVEHQVYAAGGVIVEETEPYDYKLFVNAPETTQSEFNQFVGKLLAELKAGRWVVLADVLFPAPHRSGADERLIEILKREKLFDMFAGYAAWNTAGNTLGTAIPQANMRVFYRQKLNDLLERSTRTQVAQLEFLLHRFAGDYLYHDVVRPAVNERLRAAAANDGTVTYELTPEKYAEANREVETKLRAELEQFFAEYFQGRTYPLAFQRGQERVLKINGLKDLKIYLPWARTFEVAVEFKLDHTLN; via the coding sequence ATGAAACCGCGCAACTTCGGCCGGTTGCGCTACTGTGGCGCGTCATTGACCACTGACCACGTTTTCATTACTTTCGCGGCGATGAAACTCTTTCGACAACTCGCAATTCTCTGGTTGGTGTTTGGTTTGCTCACGCCAGGTATAAACGCCCAGACCAAACCGAAACCGCGCCCGCAACTCAAACCCGTGCCGATGAACAAAGGCCCACTCGGCGCGGCGGGCTACCTGACGCTGGTACCGCTTGATGACCGCCCGGCGGTGGGCCAGTTCGCCCAGATGATCGGAGCCATCGCCGATCATCAAGTGACCATGCCGCCGCGCGAATTGCTGGGCCGCTTCACGCAAGCGGGCGACACGGCCAAGCTGGCTGAATGGTTGAAGGCACAGGATTACAGCAAGACCGACGCGCTGATCGTCTCGCTGGATATGCTGGCCTATGGCGGACTGGTTGCCTCGCGCGTGCCTAACACGACGCTGGACGCGGCCGTCGCGCGCTTGGAGTTTTTTCGCTGGTTCAAACAGAAATATCCGCGCGTGCCGGTCTATGTTTTCAGCACAATCATGCGCGTCGCGCCGACAGCCACGGCCAAAACGCGCGGCACGCACGACAAGCTGGCGCGTTGGGCCGAGTTGATGGATCGCGTGCCCAAGACCGGCGAGCAAAAGCTGGCCGATGAACTGACGCTGCTCAAACGCGAATTGGAGCCGCAGGTCATTCAGGATTATCTGGCCGCGCGCAAACGCAATTTGCAGGTCAATCTGGCGGCGCTCGATCTGTATCGCGCCGGCCAGATTGACGAGATGATTCTGTTGCAGGACGACGCGCGCCAATACGGCTTACACCGGCAGGATCAGGACAAGCTGCGCGAACGGCTGCAACAATTGAAACTCGACGCCAAAATTCCAATCTACAACGGCGCGGACGAGGGCGCGCTGTCGCTCACCAGCCGCGCGGTCTTGGACAAGTACAGCAGCAAGCTGCGCGTGGCGGTCGTGTACTCTTCCGAAAAGAGCAAGCAGGTGATTGCGCCCTTTGAAGATCATCCGCTGCAATTCACCGTCGAACATCAGGTCTATGCAGCGGGTGGTGTGATCGTCGAAGAGACTGAGCCGTATGATTACAAACTCTTCGTCAATGCGCCCGAAACAACCCAAAGCGAATTCAACCAATTCGTCGGCAAGCTGCTGGCTGAACTGAAAGCGGGCCGTTGGGTGGTGCTGGCCGACGTGCTCTTTCCCGCGCCGCATCGCAGCGGAGCCGATGAACGGCTGATCGAAATCCTCAAACGCGAAAAACTGTTCGACATGTTCGCCGGTTATGCGGCTTGGAATACGGCGGGCAACACGCTGGGCACGGCGATTCCCCAGGCGAACATGCGCGTCTTTTACCGCCAGAAGCTCAACGACCTGCTCGAACGTTCAACCCGCACGCAGGTCGCGCAGCTTGAATTCCTGTTGCATCGGTTTGCGGGCGATTACCTTTATCACGACGTTGTGCGCCCGGCGGTCAACGAACGTTTGCGCGCGGCGGCGGCCAACGACGGCACGGTGACCTATGAACTCACGCCGGAAAAGTACGCTGAGGCCAACCGCGAAGTCGAAACGAAACTGCGCGCCGAGCTTGAGCAATTCTTTGCCGAATACTTTCA